From a region of the Parus major isolate Abel chromosome 6, Parus_major1.1, whole genome shotgun sequence genome:
- the PRDX3 gene encoding thioredoxin-dependent peroxide reductase, mitochondrial has translation MAAALGRLLRAAVPVAAAAGRRGTARPLACTCRPFSLGSSRFAAAVTQHAPSFKGTAVVNGEFKELSLNDFKGKYLVLFFYPLDFTFVCPTEIVAFSNKANEFRDVNCEVVAVSVDSHFTHLAWINTPRKSGGLGKMNIPILSDLTKQISRDYGVLLEGPGIALRGLFIIDPNGVIKHLSVNDLPVGRSVEETLRLVKAFQFVETHGEVCPANWTPDSPTIKPSPEGSKEYFEKVHK, from the exons ATGGCCGCCGCGCTGGGGAGGCTGCTCCGCGCCGCG gtgccCGTGGCTGCCGCCGCCGGGAGGAGGGGGACGGCACGGCCCCTGGCCTGCACCTGCCGCCCCTTCAGCCTCG GCTCCTCGCGGTTCGCCGCGGCGGTGACCCAGCACGCCCCGTCCTTCAAGGGAACGGCCGTGGTTAACGGGGAGTTCAAGGAGCTGAGCCTAAATGATTTCAAGGGGAAATACCTGGTTCTCTTCTTCTACCCCCTGGACTT CACCTTTGTCTGCCCCACGGAAATTGTGGCTTTCAGCAACAAAGCAAATGAATTTCGTGACGTGAACTGTGAAGTGGTGGCTGTTTCAGTGGACTCTCATTTTACTCATCTGGCCTGGATAAACACACCACGGAAG AGCGGCGGTTTGGGCAAAATGAATATTCCAATTCTGTCGGACCTCACGAAACAGATCTCCCGTGATTAtggggtgctgctggaaggaCCTGGCATAGCACTGAG AGGTCTGTTCATCATTGACCCAAACGGGGTCATCAAGCACCTGAGTGTTAACGACCTGCCCGTGGGGCGCAGCGTGGAGGAGACGCTGCGCCTGGTGAAGGCTTTCCAGTTTGTGGAGACACACGGAGAGGTGTGCCCGGCTAACTGGACTCCAGACTCCCCAACG atcaAACCAAGCCCAGAAGGTTccaaagaatattttgaaaaagtgCATAAATAA
- the SFXN4 gene encoding sideroflexin-4: protein MDANLRFWRAEGQSFFQRFLLWSDALDPLLLLKSTNEIQRTRLLIQNNEKTLSEPIQNNQTKQAFLLSLSSIHPDTDKIIPVLFRPPAFMPITLPLVIVSSVQSQAKHSLFWQFVFHTYTTAFTLVNGNGTPKAEEYSLHQKQIFLGMLAISYSACVGALPLAFMNRYVLKSSLMQLVVRKLLPAPLFGLTSAFTVAVVRSPEFENGIEVMDRNGKVMGVSKKAGEKAVMETALSRGVLFGTTFFLPEVLMYCVQRARFVKNPRALGSVRMFVIMSVLAGMLPASFSMFPQCGEIKRADLEPEILSSTEETEFFYNRGI, encoded by the exons ATGGACGCCAACCTGCGCTTCTGGAGGGCGGAGGGCCAG TCTTTCTTCCAGAGGTTTCTCCTCTGGTCGGACGCCTTGGATCCGCTGCTGCTCCTCAAGTCCACC aatgaaatacaaagaaCCAGGTTATTAATACAAAACAATGAGAAGACCCTAAGTGAGCCCATACAGAATAATCAG ACTAAACAAGCCTTCTTGCTAAGCCTG tccagCATACATCCTGATACAGACAAGATAATTCCTGTTTTGTTTAGACCTCCTG cttTCATGCCCATAACTCTTCCTTTG GTCATTGTTTCATCTGTTCAGAGCCAGGCAAAGCATTCTTTATTTTGGCAG TTTGTGTTTCACACATACACCACAGCATTCACTCTGGTAAATGGAAATGGCACCCCAAAGGCTGAA GAATACTCACTTCATCAAAAGCAGATCTTTCTTGGCATGTTAGCCATTTCCTATTCAGCCTGTGTTGGT GCTCTCCCTCTTGCCTTCATGAATCGTTATGTGCTGAAGAGCTCATTAATGCAACTTGTCGTCAGAAaactgctccctgctcctctgtttG GTTTGACAAGTGCATTTACTGTGGCAGTGGTGAGAAGCCCAGAATTTGAGAATGGGATAGAAGTGATGGACAGGAATGGCAAGGTTATGGGAGTGTCTAAGAAGGCTGGTGAGAAG GCTGTTATGGAGACTGCATTGTCCAGAGGAGTCTTGTTTGGGACAACGTTCTTCCTGCCAGAAGTGCTCATGTACTGTGTGCAGAG AGCAAGATTCGTTAAAAATCCTCGTGCTTTGGGTTCAGTGAGGATGTTTGTGATTATGTCAGTCCTAGCAGGGATGCTGCCAGCCTCATTTAGTATGTTCCCACAGTGTGGGGAG ATAAAGCGAGCAGACCTTGAACCGGAAATTCTGTCATCTACAGAAGAAACAGAGTTCTTCTACAACAGGGGAATCTAG